GCCCAAACCGAGAGATAATCAGCTTAAGCCGCAAATCATCCAGAGCTCGCCCCTGCGCCTGCTGTGCATCGATGACGAACCGCTCCTGCGCGAGTTGCTCAAGGAAATCCTCGAATTCTATCACCATCACGTGGAAACCGCCGATGGCGGGCAGGCTGGCCTGGACCTCTTCGCACAAGCCACCACCCGCGGCAAGCCCTTTGATGTGGTCATTACGGATTTAGGCATGCCCGGCGTCAACGGACGCCAGGTGGCTCAAGATATCAAGAGCGCCTCACCCAAGACCCCAGTGATTATGCTCACCGGCTGGGGAACGATGCTCGAAGAACAGGACCACGCAGTGCCTAACGTCGATGCGGTGTTAAGCAAACCCCCCCGCGTGACGGAGTTGGTGGATGCCCTGACTCAATTGACAGGGGTGCCGGCCGGTAGAGAGACCTCGTTCTACCAGCGTTTTAACGGCTGAGCCGGGGCGCCATTGTCGAAGGGACTCCAGCACGAGCACCCTCGCGGGGTAGCCTTCGAGGGCTGGTCTCCCCCTGGGAACTACAAACAGTCTCTCTATGCCATCGCCTCGAGCTTATAGCTGAGCGTGTTGTAATAACGCCGCTTGAGTCCGCGCTTCTTGCGCTGGCGCTCGCGGGCTTTGACCAAGTGCTTCAAACAGCGCGAGCCCATGGCCGCCGGTTCGCCGCACTCGGTGCAGCGCCGGTCGCGTTGCATCCGCAATTGGTACTTGCGCTGCCGTGAAATCGGCAGGTCCGTGAATTCATCTTTAATCGGTCTTCTCATTTCCAACGAATTTTAGTCTGGAATTTGATTGTCTATTAGGTTCGACATCTTTTGGCGTTCTCCGCTCAAAAAATGTTGAACTTCTTTTTCGCTTCGTAACCCCGCTCGCCTGCGCAGTCGCTGGGGTTGCTTTACTATCGCATAGCCCAAAAGAAATTACTAGTCCTGTTTGCAAAAAATGTTTTGGTGGGCCGGCGATGGGGGAATTCTCGGCGGCAGCAAGCGATTCCTGTCTTTGGAGGCGCTTCTGGCGCTACGGGATCGGGCCGCGAGAACGTGGTGCTTAACCCCTAACCAGCAGGCAAATCCGGGGGAGCTTTTGGGTTGGCATCCCTCTTGTGGGCCGGCAGAGAAGTGCGTTTTCGCATTCGCATCAGAGCGAGCGCTGGAGCACTATAATGTCCTTAGCCCGTCGTTTGGGAGTGACTTCCAGTTCGGTAATTTTGCCGTGCTGGACACGGCCTTGGACGGTGGTTTGAAAAGGGGCGTGTAATTTGAAATCCGCCGTCCAATCATTTGGCCAGGCCGGCAGAAGTTGGATGCGCTTGCCATCGCACTGAACCAGCATGAGTTGGAGGGTTTCCATTCCTGCGCCGCCGTTATCCATATCCGGTATCCAGTCGCTGTTTTTGGACCAGAACCATTGAAACCGCTGGTCGCCGTAGGAGGTAAACTCCTGGAGCACGACCTTCTTTGCCTCAGGCGTCAGGCCCAGGAGGGCTGATTCCATGCCGTCTTGACCCCAACATTTGGCAAAGGGATAAAGGCGGGCGTCGAAGGTTTGCCGTGCCAGGGGCAGGCCAGGTTTGCCGATGCCATAGAGGCGATATGGAAAGACAGTGTAAAGCTCGGGGTTTTCGTGGTTCTTTGGCCTGCCATATTTTTGAGCGGGCAGGATGGTCTTGGTTCCATCGTGGTCGCCCTGGCCTTCGGGGGGTAGCTTTCCTGCCGCCGTGGCGCCCATCGGGATCGGCGGAAGCTCCTCGAGGACCTTTTTCCACAGGTCCCGTTGGGTCTGGCTGCCCAAGGTTTGAGGAAGAGAGAGGAGGCGAGGCAGAACGCTCAACAAACCCGCGATGTCCGGGGTTGGGTTAACCGCATTTTTTTGATAAGTCTCGATGGATTGAGAGGGTTCCATGAGAATCTTACCATCGGGTCCGGGTTGCCAATGCTGGGCATAATACTGGATGGTGGCATCGGCCATGGGGAGGAGGGAGTTGCGGGCAAAATCGGCATCCTGGGTATTGTCGTAGCGGTCGAGCATCTGTGCCAGGACCTCGATGCCACCTTGGATGTGATAGCGCATCCATTCACTCTCGAGTTCGGGGCCGGGGTTGTTCCAGCCGAAATCGTTCACATTGGGCAACCCCCAGAAGTATATCGTCTCGATGAACGCCCCTCCACCATGATGAAAATACTGACGTGTGCGGTCTTTAGCCAGGGGAAGGGCCCGCACGTACATATCGAACCAGGGCGCCAGGAGGTCATAATCCCCGGAGGCCAGCAGAGGCCAATAAATCAACCTGGTATTCTGGTTCCAGTAAGAGGCGCCCCAAGCACGGTAATCGGGGTCGTGAGCGCTCTGCGTCGAGCTGGACCCCCCCGGCAGATTATGCCCAACGGTAAAAAGCGAGCCGTTGAACTTAATCGGCTGGGCGCCGCGCCCTGCACAGGCAGTCATGTATCGTTGGATAGCATAGCTTTGGGAAACCTTCTCGGCCTCGGGTGTCCCTTCGACATGCACCCAACTGCGGTTCCAGAACGCCCGCCACCATTGCCGATGGGCTTTTTGCGCAGCAGAGAGGCTTACTGCGCTGATGGATA
The sequence above is drawn from the Verrucomicrobiia bacterium genome and encodes:
- a CDS encoding DUF5703 domain-containing protein, which encodes MKPAACVALLLVLLPIAPAAQPTDFASSNDVTWHSLGADENSSMPLGNGDLALNVWTEQNGDIVLLLAKADAWSENGQLLKLGRVRVRLTPNPFTSPGPFTQTLKLEDGEVRIQAGKTLASIWVDANHPVAHVEIHTEQPVELDASSEHWRAKTYHLEQQAVSRAGFFEWGNNPEGLTFGPDTILPARPDRVSWCHFNSNSIYPLVFQREHLESLLAKYPDPLLHRCFGITMQGPGLASRDNQTLRAKTASRSWRLDLFALTSQTSGPEAWQAALDKNIVSISAVSLSAAQKAHRQWWRAFWNRSWVHVEGTPEAEKVSQSYAIQRYMTACAGRGAQPIKFNGSLFTVGHNLPGGSSSTQSAHDPDYRAWGASYWNQNTRLIYWPLLASGDYDLLAPWFDMYVRALPLAKDRTRQYFHHGGGAFIETIYFWGLPNVNDFGWNNPGPELESEWMRYHIQGGIEVLAQMLDRYDNTQDADFARNSLLPMADATIQYYAQHWQPGPDGKILMEPSQSIETYQKNAVNPTPDIAGLLSVLPRLLSLPQTLGSQTQRDLWKKVLEELPPIPMGATAAGKLPPEGQGDHDGTKTILPAQKYGRPKNHENPELYTVFPYRLYGIGKPGLPLARQTFDARLYPFAKCWGQDGMESALLGLTPEAKKVVLQEFTSYGDQRFQWFWSKNSDWIPDMDNGGAGMETLQLMLVQCDGKRIQLLPAWPNDWTADFKLHAPFQTTVQGRVQHGKITELEVTPKRRAKDIIVLQRSL